From the Bacteroidia bacterium genome, the window GTACCCAACGGTCAGTTTGTTTTTGTTTATCAAAATAATGAGCAATGGTTTCACAATTCTCTTCGCCCTTCAGTGCCCTTAAAACCACCGATTTTTCCGTAGAAATAGGATTGCCCTGTTCATCTTCCACAATGAAATTTTTAAGGAACTGTGCCTGTACATCGCCTATATTTTTTTGTGCAATTAATTCACTGGCCGTATCATATCCCTGAAAATAAGCGCCTAGCTGATTGCAAAAAACAATACCTCCATCTTTATTAAAAAGGACAATGCCGCTGGGCACATTTTCAAGAGTGATGGTAAGTTGATCCTTAATTTGCTGCAATGCCTGTTCGGCCTGTTTCTGCTCATGGATGTCAGTGCTCGTGCCCAGCCACATTTCGATCTTGCCAGCGCTGCTTTTAATGGGCAAGGCTCTGCTCAGGTGCCAGTGGTACTGCCCGTCATGGCGAATCAGCCGGCATTCCATGAAGTAAGGTTTTCCGGTGTTTAATGAATCTTCCCATTTCGTCATGGTTGGTTTTAAATCGTCAGGATGAAGCATCTGAGAAAAGCTTGTCTCTATGTTCTCCGGATACAATGATTTTCCCAGGTATTCTGACCACTGCCTGTTATGGTAAATGACCTGGCCTTTGGCATCACTCATAAACGCCATTTGGGGCATGGCCTCGATAAAGGTTTTAAATCGCTGTTCGCTTCTGCGCAAGGCTTGCTCAGCTTCCTTCACCGGGCCAATATCAGCCAGAATATTAATAGCCCCGGTTTTTTTCCCTTCAGCATCATAAATAGGTTGTGGATATACCAGCACACTTATTCTTTTTCCACCAGGCTGTTCAATTAATATTTCTTTGCCGCGTTGGATGCTGTCTTCTTTTATCACCAACGCCATCGGGCACTTTTCCAGGGGCAGGGGCTTTCCTTCAGGCGTATAAATTTTCCATGAGCCACACCAAAGGTCTTTTCCCACCTCCGGCTCGCGTCCCCATAATTTTACGGCATCATCATTATACATTTCTATCCGGCCCTCAGCATCGCAAGTATAAAAAGCCACTGGAAGCCCCCGAATGATCTGGCGGAACCGGTTCTCGCTGTTGCGTAGCGCCTGCTCACTTTTAATGCGCTGCGTAATATCACTGAAGAAAATTGCAACTTTCAGGCTTTCCGGCCCGCCCAACTTAAAAGCATGAACATCGAACCAACGGCCTATTGTGTCCGACCGCTCTGTAAAGCGCGAAGACTTTCCTGTTAAAGCGACCTCTCCAAAGCGTTGAAACCAGTGCTGCTCAAGGTCCGGAACCACTTGGCGTACAGCTTTTCCTTCAGCATTTTTCAATCCCGTTTGTTTTTCAAATGCAGGATTATTCTCTAAAAATTTATAATCAATAGGTTCATTTTTATTTTTTAATATTATTTCAATGATTGAAAATCCCTCTTCTATTTTTTCAAACAGGCTGCGGTATTTTTCTTCACTCTCTGCAATTTTATGGCGGGCCAATACCTGCTCTGTCACTTCAACGCCTTGCGCAATAATTCCCGAAAGAGATTCTGCGCGCTTTCGCTCCTGCTCTAATGTGCGAATCTGGTAAAGTGTATTTGAATAATGGGAGGCAATGGTTTCCAGAAAGTTTTGGTAGTCGCTGTCAAGCGCTCTGCGCGGATTAATTCCTGCCACAAAAAATCCGGTCGTTTTATTTAATCCAAAAGGAATGATCAATGCTTCCGTGGAAGGCTCAGACCATGCGCTCTTCACTGTTTGCCCAAACAGCGAGGCGTTGCTTTTAAGTACGGCATTTCCCGTTGCCATGATCTCTGCAAAAGGCCAGGCAGTTTCTTTATTACTGCTTAATTCAATAATATCAGGAGACGGCACCTCCGGGCCGCTGTGGGAAATCAGGATAGATTTAGCATCATTATTTGAATTAAGATAAATCAATGAAAACGGAACATCTTCCACAGCATTTTCCAGTTCCGCCTTTGCCAGTGAAAAAAGCTCACTTACGGAAGTGGCCTGGTTCATTTTATTCGATACTTTCCTGAGGATGTTATTTCTCCTTTCGTTTATGTAGCGGTAGGTAGTTTCGATCACAGAATTAAAAATCCCTTCCACGTTTCCTTTTTCTCCTCGTACGGGCGTAAAGGTGAAATCGAAATAGCATTCTTCCGTGTAGCCGTGGCGCTGCATAGGCAGCAGTTCGTCAATGTTTCGCACGGCTTCTCCGGTCTCGAACACCTTTTGGAATAAGGGATCAATATCTTCCCATATCTCCGGCCAGACCTCAATGGCAGGCTTCCCCAAAGCCTGTGGATGTTTGTTGCCTGGAATAGGGCTCCATGCGTCATTGTAGAGCAGCGTAAGTTCCGGACCCCAATAAATCGCGATCGGGAAGGCAGAACCCAGGCAAATGCTCAGGGCCGAACGAAGACTCTGCGGCCAGTGCTCCACCGGTCCCAGCGGGGTTTTTGACCAATCTTTCGCCCGTATTCGTTCACCAGCTTCGCCACCTCCTGCAAGAATACCCTGTTCTCCGATGTTGCTGGTATCGTTAGATCCTGGTTTCATAAGGCTGCTGTGTCTGAAATGTATATAGCGCCCTGCCGAAAAGCATGGAACCCTGATGGTGATCATCCGTGCTTTTCCTTTCAAAGGATCGGGCGATTGGTCTTTTCAAAATATAATCACTGAAAAAGGTTCAAAATTATGGCGGGCAGTACATTTTTAAATAGCGCAGGCCGAGATTTTTTATCTCTGCGTACCAGACCTGAATGGTCTAATGGTATCAGTAGAAAAACCTGTTTCGTATACCCTATAATTTTCGTTTTCAAAAACCACCGGTTTATCCATAACTGTTTGAAAACCATGCTTGTTAATGAATATGAACTTACACCCATTTTGTGTAATATTGTTAATATATGCGGTATCCGTTAACTGGTTGTCGGAGCAATTCCAGCCTTTTCTGTGCGAAAGATACAATTGTTGCGCGTTTCCGTTTCCATTGATCACGATCAGGTCATGCCGGGCTGATACGCTATCCGCGATGGATTCCAGTTCCATTTTATATTTTTCCGAGCCTTTAATGAAGAAATCATGCTGCTGATTAATGACGCTTTCTGTAATGCCTAGCACAATCGCGAGTGCAAACAACCCCTTTTTAGGAATAAACGAAATGGCATACCCGGCAACCAAAGCCATGACCGGTACAAAAGGAATGATGTAATAATTGTGATGGTAAAAGTAAAAACCCGATTTAAAAATATAAATTAAGAAAACAATAAAAACTGAAGCAAAAACCCACAAGAGATTATAGTTTCTTTTGTAAATTATAAGAATTAACCCGGCAACGAAATAAAAGAAAATCAGATAACTGTGGAAGGAGTTAAAGTAGAAATTCTCCAGCGTTTTATCCAGATTGGAAATAACTTCCGTAAACCCCACTGCAATTGGCTTTCCCACGTTATACCAGTTACCAAATTCCTCCGACAAATGGGGATTCCAGACGAAATACCAGAGGTAGGCCAGCAGGAGTGGAATGCCCGTAGCCGAGGCCAAGTAAACTTTCTCTCTCAACTTTGCCGATGAATTCAGCGCAATAAGAAATATAACAATAAAATATATTCCAGCCGGGATTTTGGTTAATACGGCAAGCGAAGTAAACAGCACATACAAAATCAAACTAAGCGCTCCCGGCTTTAATAAATAATTGCTGCCATAATATATTCCTATAAACATGAGGGAAATGCAAAACGTATCCGGCATCATTTTCCTTGAAAAGGCGAACCAAATGGAACCGGCAAGGAAGATTACAGAAGCCAGCGCAATCCTGTGATTAAAATAGCGCATGAGGATTTTTCCGAAAAACAACAAACCGATGGATGATACCAACAAGTTGAGCAGCCTGCCATACCAATGGGTGTAGCCAAAGACTTTGGCAACCATGAAGTAGACGTAATTCATTGCAGGAAATTCCATCCCGATTATTCCCGACTTTCCGTTGGTCTCATCCACCCGTGGATAAAGGATATTTGGGTCAACTTCGAGGTAGTTTCGCGCCACCATCAAACCTGTTACCTGCCGCCAATTGTGTCCCGTTTCCAGTGGCGGATTGGTAAGTCCCACCAACCTGATAAGAAAGAATATCAGGATCCAGAATTCAATTCTGTTTATAGCCGTTTTCATTTTATATAGCCCGTATCAGGATCAACTGAATTCCTGAATTTGGCGAATGTACAAATAATCCTTGTGTGGTTTATTTTTGTCAGTTGGAAATAAGCGAAGTTCATCTGTTGTGTATGTTTCGAAATTGTTTGTTAGCGCACGTTTAGCGACAGCGTAATGCGAGCTACTAGGGCACCCTCAATTGCGAAGCGCGTGTTCTTCGTTTACCTCGAAACGGATACGCCTACATCATCAAATTTTTCTAGCTGCGACAAATCCACGCAATACCTTCGAAAATATGCCGTTAAAAGATGGGATATTCCTGTAAGGGAGTATTTTAACGATCCATTTTTAAAAACAAGAACTCATGAAAAAGCTACTCTCCACCGGTATTTTAATTATGTTCATTGCTTCCGCTTTTGCACAGCACAACTGCCAAATTGTACACGAATGGGGAACTTTTACCACCCTAAGCACCAGTGAAGGAGACTTGCTTTCCGGACTGCATTGGGAGGAGGAAGAATTGCCCTCTTTCGTTTATCACCATGTATATGATTCGTTTGCTCCACCCAGCGCCTATTATTCAAAGGGTTTTCAATTTACCACTCGCATCTGGAATGTGACAGTAAAAATGGAGACACCGGTGCTCTATTTTTATTCTGAAGCGGCCGCGCCCCAGCCTGTTAATGTCAGGGTGGATTTCCCCCGTGGGTCAATCAGCGAATGGTTTCCGCAGCGTTCAAAGGGCGAATTCAAGCATTATCAGAAGACTATTGATTTTGCAGATGATTTTAAGGGGTGGATAGAATGGGATGCATTGGTATTGCCTCCGAATACGGAGGAAACCATGACTTATGGAGATGCGTACGAAAAGCCAATTTGGGATGCTCCGCGGGCAACAAAGGCTAACTTGGTGAAAGGACCTGACGGCAACGTTGAGAAGTATCTATTTTATCGTGGAATCGGCAATTTTGAGATTCCTGTAAAACTGGAATTTAATATTGAAGGAAATCTGGTAATCACAAATGAGGGCACGGAGGTCATTCCTTACCTGCTGGTTTATGAAAAGAAGAATAATGAAAGTCGAGTTTACTGGACCGGAAAATTAGATGGAAAGAAATACCACGTGGTTTATTACGATGAAATACATTCCTCGCCATACAACGTTCAGAATGAGATGACGGCTTTTCATGCAGCACTGGTTAAAGCTGGCCTTTATGCTGATGAGGCAGCGGCAATGCTGGACACCTGGCAGAGCAGTTATTTTGAGAAGGATGGACTGAAAGTGTTTTGGATTTTGCCGGATGAATTGACGAATCAGTTATTGCCGATTCAAATTACCCCGCAGCCATGCGAATTAGAGCGGGTGTTGGTAGGACGCAGTGAAATATTAACTCCTGCCTTTGAGGAAAAAATTAAGTCAGGCAATTATCCAGGGCCTTCAGACCGCTTTTATTCTGCCTATTGGCAGCGAGCTAATCAATTGAGTGAGAATCCTGACCAACAATGGAGCACCACCCTTGAAAACATGTACGAGAACCTAAGCCTTTTCCCCAATCCCACCACGCATGAAATTACAGCAACCGTAAACATACCTCCTGGTTCCATTGAAATTAACATTCGGAATCTGCTGGGACAACAGGTGGCCACGCACTTTTTTGAATCCGAGAAATCCAATTTCTCCACAACCTTCAGCCTTGCCGGTCTTAGCAACGGCATCTACATGGTGGAGGTCCGCGCAGGAGAAAAGATATGGCAAAGAAAGGTGGTGAAGCAATAGCGGCTGAGGTTTGCCGATATTGATTGTCAGTTTGCCTTTAGAATGATTTCATTAATAAAATACATAATATTAGGATTTATCCTTTGCCTTTCGAAATGATTGACCCTTATTGGTGTGCGCGTTTGGCGATAATGTAACGCGTGCTCCACGCTCTACTTTTTATTGAACCTTGAGTAATTTCCTCACGAAGTGCATGTTTTAAGGGAAATATTACTATCATTTATTCATGATCCAATAATACAAAATAATTAAAAAAGCCCTGCAACATCTGTCGCAAGGGCTTTTTTAATTATTCAAACCAAAATAAGTTAGTCCAGGACTACTTTGCCCGCTGCTACGACCATTCCGTTTTCATTTACTACATTAATAAAATAGAGGCCGGATTGCAGATTGTTGCCTCTGGCAATGTCCACTTGCATTTCGCCTGCCGGGCCTGCTGTTCTTTTATTCTTTACCAACTGTCCTTTGCTGTTGTACATGGTGATATTCCAATCGGAACCATTGTTTTTATGGAAGCCTAGTACAAAGTTTTCGCGAGCGGGGTTAGGAAATAGTGAAATGGGCTGTATCCCTGTTCCGTTTTTTTTTGATATCCCAGCGGCAAAACCTGTTTTCTGATAATTGGCATTTGTAGAAGCCTGCCATTCATCATCCATAAAAACTTCGGCCACCGCACCATCATGGCTTGTGCTGTAGAAGTAATAGGCCCTGACATAATGCGTGTCTGCCTGAGCTACGCCAAACATGTCCAGCATCATCTGTGGTGCGGGCGCACCTCCAAAATAAAAGCTGTCAATACGCATCCGTTGTGATTTGACCATGAGCACGTCAATTTCGGCAGAGCCGGTCGGGGTAGGAATTTTTATGGCTCCCCAACCCACTACACTATCTGTCGCCTCTATATGCTGAACTTCTACACCGGGGGCATGATCAATTCCCATAGCAGGTATGGTTAGTACAAAGTCTGTTTCGTATTTGAAATTTGATTTCCATGTATCATCATGAGTAGCGGGAAACTTTAAGCGGTAAACCGGTTCCTGAAAAACGGAATAGGAACCGGGAAACGCCAGTGTATCATCCGTACTTCCGGTTATTGGCTCAAGATTGAGCTTATTTGGCAACACATAGCTCCCGGTTTCAAAAAACCCATCGCTGCCAATGCCTTGGTAGTATTGGGCAAAAGCAGGAATTCCACCGATTAGTGCGAAGCTCAACTCGTAGCGTGAGGCCGTGGTAAACATTGGATCTGTAGCGGGAATGAACTGCACGGTATCCGTATCAGAAGGTACCCAGCTAAGGAAATTCCAAACCTTGTCAGCGCCTGGTTCAATTGGTTGCACACAGGCCGGATCCACCCATATCTGAACTTCAAGATGCGTGGCCGAATGGGTATAGTTATTTTCGTCCAAAATAATTTGGGCACCTGCGCCTGTAGCTACCATTAAAGCAACAATGAAGGTAGATAGGATTTTCATAAGTTTATTTTTTTTGCGAACATACGAAATAGATTGATGCCCCTGAAAAATGAATCATGGTAAGCAGTTTTTTATAAATTAAAACATACCGGATACCGTCTGTTCCCTGTCGTGTGGGCCAATTCGTTTTTGTCTGTTAGATTTGTTTCATGAAATTTCTGTTTTTTCTGCTTTTCTTATTTCCCTGCCTTACGTTGTCAGCTCAGTAGGATTCTCTGGTAAAAGGCCGGTTCATTGCGATCATTGCCGGTGAAACTGCCTTTTATATAGCCGGTAGTGCTTATCTTCAATTTATCTGGTATAAGGATCATAAGGCGGTTCCTTTTCATTTCTATAATGATAACCAGGCCTGGCTGCAAATGGATAAATATGGCCATGCCTATGTCGCATATTATGAAAGCAGCATCGGGTACAATTCTTTGCGCTGGGCAGGTTTGGATAAGAAGAAAGCCCTGATCTGGGGTGGAAGCCTGGGCTTGTTGCTTCAAACGCCTGTAGAGATCTTTGATGGGCTATATGAAGGTTATGGCTTCTCTTGGGGAGATATGGCGGCCAATGCCGCGGGAGCAGGCCTTTTTGTGGGGCAGGAACTCCTATGGGATGAGCAGCGAATGAGGCTTAAATTTTCTTTTCAGCGCTCTGATTATGCCGACCACCGTTCAGGCATCCTGGGCGAAAATGGCCTGCAAAGCCTGTTTCTCGACTACAACGGCCCAACTTATTGGCTATCGGCAAATCTTGCATCGCTGACCGCAACAGATCGCATTCCGGGCTGGTTTAACATGGCTTTAGGATATAGCGCCAATGGTATGCTGGGCGATTATACAAACCCGGAGTTTTATCGTGGCAATCGCTTGCCGGAATTTCAGCGACACAGGCAATGGCTGCTTTCGCCTGATGTTGATCTATCGAAAATTAAAACGAACAGAGTAGCAATTAAAGCTGCGCTGAAAGTGCTGAACATTATAAAAATCCCTGCACCCGCCCTGGAAATGAATTCTAATGATGGTCTGAAATTCCACTGGTTTTATTTTTAAATTAGTAAAATTCAGATAGTACCACGACTAATAGAGCGGTTATAAGCCACGGCAGCTACACCCCCTTCGACCCCCTTTCCTTAATGGGGGATTATCGTTTCGTTGGCAACAGCCTCTTTTTCTTAAACCTGTTAATCCTCAATTTCCTTCATTAAATAAAAAAAAACTAAAATTTAGATAAACAATTAATCAAAATCAGGTAAAAAATGCCCCGACTTATTTTCCCTGTTTTATTGTTTTTCAATTTTTTTCTCTTCCTCTTTTAATCTCACGGCCTCTTCCATTTCCTCTTTGAGCTTTGCATCAAGCTTGGATATTTCCTTTTCATTTTCACTAATTTCCTGCTTGTTCTTGTCTATTTCCTTTTTCAATTCATTGTTCTCTTTTACGAGGCTTTCACGCTCTTTCTCATGTTTCCGGATGCTTTTGGTTACGTTCTCAAATTTTGAGCGCACGGCTCCTCCGGCTGTTTGCTTCACAAATTGATCTATCAGGTTTTGGACGGCCTTGTATTTCTCCGGGTGGGTGCCGGAAGAAAGCAAGGCACCTCCCAGATCTACGGTCACATTCATAAAGGTTCCGGTTTCGTTTTCTATTTCAGAAAAAACGGTATAAATATCCAGGGTGCCATCTTGTACGGCAGGGATAACGGCATTGTCAGCATACACTTCGCTCCCCACCGTATAGGTTTTTGCATCATATTTTTCTACAAAATCCTCCCAATTGTCTATTACTGTTTTTCGCTCCACGTTCGGCACTTTGACGGCAATTCTATCAGGCGTTCCTGGCGTCATAGTGTTCAGGGCTTCTTTCATGGCTGCTTTGTCAGACGCACATCCTGCGAAAAGCAAAACAAAAGCAAAGTATATTATTCCATTTTTCATAACTCCTGTATTTTTTAATTTAAAATACAATGAAACCGGACAATGGTTTGGAACAAACTGTAAAAATATTCAATTCCTGAAAATAGTAGCCGACACAAACTGCGGGAAAAGTGCAAGCACCAAAAAGCCGGGAAGCAACTCACGTCACTCGCTCCCCGGCTTTTAAAATTTGAAATGAAAAGAGTGGCTATGGTTTGCTGGCAGCAGGCGTTGTGGTTTCAGGAAACAAAACAATGCGCGCATAATTTTTCATGTCGAGATATTCATGGGCTGCCTTCTTTATGTCCTTAGCTGCAAGGTTATCCACGGCATTTTTATCGCTCAGCAATTCTCCCGGATCTTCCTGATGGTAGTAAGCCGATCTTAGTTTATTGAGCCAAAAACGGTTTTCTTTCAGGTTCGTTTCCAGTTCCCGCTTTTCCTTCTCTTTCACCTTATTAATATCCTTTTCTTCGATCTCGCCTTTTTTCAGCTTGTCTATTTCGCGAAGAGCCAGAGCGATCAGTGAATCGGCTTTTTGTGGATCGCAGGTAAAGCTTATGGATACGCGATAATCCTGGTTAGGATATTTGTTCTTTCTGTTGCTGACGCGTACGCCATACACGCCTCCCTCATCTTCACGCAGCTTTTCACGCAGCTTTATGCTCATCACTTCAGTGAGCCATTCCAGGCGCTTGTTGTTCATCTTTTCATAATCGTGATCTCCTGTAAAGTTCAGGCTTACCATGCTTTTGGGGTCCTGCCCTTTCTTCAATATCTTGTCTACTTTGCCCTCCGGGTAGCGGATTCCGATATCCTTGAAATTTTCCTTTGCAGGCCCGCCTGGCAACGAACCAATGTAGCTCTGCAACAGCGGTTTTATTTCTTCTTTATCAAAATTTCCTACAAGAAAAAAAGTAAAATCACCGGCATTGGCAAATCGCTCCTGATAAATCGAATAAGCTTTATCAAAATCTACTTTTTTGAATTCCTCTTCAGAAAGCAGGAACTTGCTGCGCATGTGGTTTCTGCTCATGATCTGCTCTACTTCATTAAGGAAAAAATATTGTGGATTGGATCCTAAATTTTGATATAAGGCTTGTTGCCTTTGCACGTATGAGTTGAATGATTCATCATCTCTTCTGGGCGCGGTGAAGTAAAGGTTTACGAGCTGTAGCATTATTTCCAGATCCTCAGCCGAAGCGGAACCGGAAAAACCTTCGGAAAGTGCGCGGACATAAGGATTTACGCCTGCTACTTTGCCCGCCAGTATTTTGCTGATGTCAGTTCCTGAAAAATCTTTCAGGCCGCTTTCACCGATGAGTCCACTTGAGAAATCAGCGGAATAATAATCCTCGTCTCCATAGAGCGAAGTTCCGCCCAGGCTGTAGGCTGTAAACAGAATTTCATCATTCTTAAAATCAGTAGGTTTCAGCACCACGCGCGCTCCGTTTTCCAGTACGAGTTCCGTAACACCGAGGTCATCATAAGTCTTTACTGAGGTAATCTCACCGGGCGCTGGCCTTTCATCCATTAGGGTTGCAGCAGTAAGTTCATCTTCATAAGGAAGAATTTCTGTTTCTTCTATTTCTCTGAATTTTTGAATAAATGCATCCTCAGATGGTATTTCCAATCCTTCTTTTTCCGGTGCGGTTACGATGATCACTACATTTTCATCATTTATCCATTTATCCGCAATCCTGTTTACATCTTCCAGCTTAATTCCCGGCAACATGGCTCCGGTGGTTTCAAATTCATATTCGATGCCCGGTGCAGGATCGTTGTCCAGGAAATTGGAGACATATCCCCAGATCAGGGAGCGCGATGGCTGCTTATCTCTTTCGGCAAAACTTTTCTCCTTATTTCTGAGCAGTTCTTTTTTCGCCCTTTCCAGCTCACTTTCGGTAAATCCGTGGCGCTGAATTCTTTCAGTTTCGGTGAGCAGCGTCTCCAATCCGCGCATAATGCCATCTTCCTTCACATATCCCATTGAAGTATAGGCATCCTTAGTCCGGGTAAGGCTGCTGAAGCCGGAATAATAAAAAACAAAAGGAGGATCACTTTTAGAATTAAGCTCCTCCAGTCTGGCGTTCAGCATCTGATTATACAGATCCTGCATGATCGTTTTCCTGTAGTCATCTGCAGTGGTGTATTCCTGCTTGTCGTTTTTATAATTTACACTGATGGTGGTGAAAGTAGCTTCAGGATCAGTGGCCACTTTCGCCAAAACCTCTTTATGGTCGGGTACCTCATAAAATTCGCGGACCACCGGCTTGGGCGAAGCTGGTAATGTAGAAAAGCGGGTTTTGATCTTTTGCTCCATTTCCTTCGCATCAAAATCACCCACCGCAATAATGGCCATTAATTCCGGCCGGTACCAGTCCGTGTAAAACTGCTTAAGCGTTTCATGGTCAAAATTTTCCAGCACTTCCTTTTTTCCGATCGGCAGCCGTTCTGCATAGCGCGAATCTTTGAACAATACCGGGAAATATTCATAGCTCATGCGGGTTTCAGCGCCTAGCCTCTGCCGCCACTCTTCTATCACCACGCCACGTTCCTTCTCTATTTCTTCGCCATCAAAGCTTACTCCGCCAGCCCAATCCTGCAAAACGAGCAGCGCCTTATCCAGCACTTCCTGCGAATCAGTAGGAACCTGGAGCATGTACACGGTTTCATCAAAACTGGTGTAGGCATTCAGGTGCGGACCAAATTTTACTCCGGCCAGTTCCAAGTAATCAATAAGGTCATTTTTTGCAAAATTCTCGGTGCCGTTAAAGGCCATGTGCTCTACGAAATGCGCGAGCCCTTGTTGCTTGTCAGTTTCGGCCAGCGAACCAATATTCACGGCCAGCCTTAGCTCTGCACGATCTTCCGGCTTCTGGTTTTCACGAATGTAATAAGTCATTCCGTTTGCAAGTTTTCCACGGATCACTTTAGGATCCAGCGGAATTTCCCTTGTTGACTCCGGCTGTGCCTTTTGCTCAAATGGCAAGGCAACAAACAGCAGTGCCAGCATCAAAATGAAGCAAATACTTCCTGGTAAATTTTTCATAGGTGTTGGATTATTGATTGATGTTAAAAATCGCCATTCACCGCTCTACAGGTGAAATTTCATGCGTAATTGATTCCAAAGTTACAGATTACTTTTCCACATTCACAGAAATTTGCCTGCTCTTATGGCTTTCCTGTGCGGGGCGTTGTGCTGTTGTGGTTGCGCCATAACCCGATGTTGTGCCTCTCTATCAATGCAGAACTGAAACCACCACGTTTCCAACTTTATGGCCGGCTTCAACATATTTATGCGCTTTTCCAATTTCTTCCAACTGGAAGGTCTGATCCACTACTGGCTTGAAGTGCCCTTCTTCCACAATCTCTTTTAAAAAGCTTAGATCCTCCTGCTTCCAATATATATTTGAAGCCGCTACAATCACTTTTTTTCTATTAAATAACGAACTGTAAATAGCAGCAAGAATATGCGAAATGCCAAATTCGGTTAACAGATATTTTCCTTTTGGTGTAAGCAACTTCATGCAGCTCTTCATTGATGTTTTACCAATGGTATCAAAAATAATATCAAACCTTTCATTACTTTCGATAAAATCTTCCTTGGTATAATCGATAACATGATCTGCTCCGATTGATTTTACGATCTCAATATTTTTAGTACTGCAAACTCCAATAACAGTTGCTCCAAAATACTTCGCTAACTGAACGGCAGCCGTGCCTACAGAGCCTGATGCTCCATATATCAATACGCGGTCGCCTTTTTTTATTCTGCCTTTTTTCTTTAAATAAACCAACGCAGAAAGTGGTCCGTTGACGATGGTTGCTGATTCTTCAAATGATAAATTTTCTGGTTTGAAATATAGCATTCCATTCTCAGGCAGGCATTTGTATTCTGCATAAGCGCCAAAGCTGAGACCGGTATAGCCAAATACCTGGTCGCCTGGTTTGTACATTTTGACTTTGTTCCCAGCGGTTTCCACCGTTCCGGAAAATTCCATTCCGAGTACCGGAATTTTGGGTTTTCTAAAACCAAACATTAAACCTACCGGCAGTTTTAATAAAGGAGGATGATTAAAACTTCTCATTTTGGGATCTTCTGCGGTAACTGAGGTAGCATGGATTTTCACGAGCACCTCATTACTTTTCGGAACCGGTTTTTCAATTTCTGCTAATTGCAATACATCAGGATTTCCGAACCTCTTGAATACAACTGCTCTCATCAGAACCATTATTTTTAATTCAGCACAATATTAGGCCCTGTATCAAGGCGGGAATTTGACATAAGTCAAATAATACATTTTACGAAGCCCTTGACCTGATTCTGGAGAGAGTCTCTAACGATACATTCAGATAGGACGCAACGATGGTTACCGGCAGGAACTGAACAACCTGTGGTTCTTTTTCAACCAGTTGCAAATA encodes:
- a CDS encoding PAS domain S-box protein, whose protein sequence is MKPGSNDTSNIGEQGILAGGGEAGERIRAKDWSKTPLGPVEHWPQSLRSALSICLGSAFPIAIYWGPELTLLYNDAWSPIPGNKHPQALGKPAIEVWPEIWEDIDPLFQKVFETGEAVRNIDELLPMQRHGYTEECYFDFTFTPVRGEKGNVEGIFNSVIETTYRYINERRNNILRKVSNKMNQATSVSELFSLAKAELENAVEDVPFSLIYLNSNNDAKSILISHSGPEVPSPDIIELSSNKETAWPFAEIMATGNAVLKSNASLFGQTVKSAWSEPSTEALIIPFGLNKTTGFFVAGINPRRALDSDYQNFLETIASHYSNTLYQIRTLEQERKRAESLSGIIAQGVEVTEQVLARHKIAESEEKYRSLFEKIEEGFSIIEIILKNKNEPIDYKFLENNPAFEKQTGLKNAEGKAVRQVVPDLEQHWFQRFGEVALTGKSSRFTERSDTIGRWFDVHAFKLGGPESLKVAIFFSDITQRIKSEQALRNSENRFRQIIRGLPVAFYTCDAEGRIEMYNDDAVKLWGREPEVGKDLWCGSWKIYTPEGKPLPLEKCPMALVIKEDSIQRGKEILIEQPGGKRISVLVYPQPIYDAEGKKTGAINILADIGPVKEAEQALRRSEQRFKTFIEAMPQMAFMSDAKGQVIYHNRQWSEYLGKSLYPENIETSFSQMLHPDDLKPTMTKWEDSLNTGKPYFMECRLIRHDGQYHWHLSRALPIKSSAGKIEMWLGTSTDIHEQKQAEQALQQIKDQLTITLENVPSGIVLFNKDGGIVFCNQLGAYFQGYDTASELIAQKNIGDVQAQFLKNFIVEDEQGNPISTEKSVVLRALKGEENCETIAHYFDKQKQTDRWVLVRANPILDEEGKVKLALLSITDISAQKRAEVALRKSEEYYKTMTDNTPVMTWITRPNGKISFFNKPWYEYTGQTVLSGLGFGWLDAVHPDDRERARHIFLGSNKERIPFTVEYRLRYRDGQYRWHITSALPKFDDEGSYEGHIGSVTDIHERKIAEQRLRDSEENLKLAVLVSDMGTWEFRPKSGQIFWSDRCKELFGLRPDVKVDYQLFLEGLHPDDRELVFLEGRKAMKSKDLGKIDLEFRTLGIHDKEVRWVKAKGHAYFDDQGAAVKLLGTIVDITMQREAEEALNQSHDRLQKLVKERTRELVAANKSLQRSNSELNRFAYVTSHDLKAPLRGISTIAAWLKEDYGDKLDEAGQEQLKMMQQRVKRMYNLIDGILSYSRAGRSEEHVPTLVNLNNLIEEITMTLAVPSDFKIHYNGTLPSVNFDSVKLYQVFQNLISNAIKFNDKPKGAIIIEFIEKDTEYIFMVRDNGPGIPEKYQRKIFELFQTLEADSEEKSTGLGLAIIKKIIEVEGGRIWLESKEGEGAAFYFTIPKRIPKTSESKIK
- a CDS encoding glycosyltransferase family 39 protein translates to MKTAINRIEFWILIFFLIRLVGLTNPPLETGHNWRQVTGLMVARNYLEVDPNILYPRVDETNGKSGIIGMEFPAMNYVYFMVAKVFGYTHWYGRLLNLLVSSIGLLFFGKILMRYFNHRIALASVIFLAGSIWFAFSRKMMPDTFCISLMFIGIYYGSNYLLKPGALSLILYVLFTSLAVLTKIPAGIYFIVIFLIALNSSAKLREKVYLASATGIPLLLAYLWYFVWNPHLSEEFGNWYNVGKPIAVGFTEVISNLDKTLENFYFNSFHSYLIFFYFVAGLILIIYKRNYNLLWVFASVFIVFLIYIFKSGFYFYHHNYYIIPFVPVMALVAGYAISFIPKKGLFALAIVLGITESVINQQHDFFIKGSEKYKMELESIADSVSARHDLIVINGNGNAQQLYLSHRKGWNCSDNQLTDTAYINNITQNGCKFIFINKHGFQTVMDKPVVFENENYRVYETGFSTDTIRPFRSGTQR